CGATCCGTCGGGCCGGAGCCGGGCAGGATCAGCACCACGGGCGCATCGCCATCCCCCGCAGCTTCGCGCAGCGTCCCCGCAAGGTCGCCCTTCGGCCCCGGCGCGGTAATGGCTCGCTCCATAGGCGTATCCGGTGCTGTCGCGGCCGGGGCCGCTGCCACGCCGCCCAGCGCAAGCGCCAAACCGATTGCCATGCTCATCGGCCCGTCTCCCCTTCTTTCCTGCTCCGGTGCCAGAAAAACCAGCTGTATATCGCGGGCAACAGCGCCGCCGCGACAGTCGCGCCGATCATGATCCCCGCGCGGGTCGATGGGGCGAATGGAAGGATCACCGTCAACAGGATGGCCGCACCCGCTGCCATGAACAGCTTGCCGCCCAGCCGGTGGGTGGCGATCCAGTTGTCGGTATCGGTCAGCGTCCAGGGCGTGCGTATGCCGACGAAGAAACCGGGTCGGCTCTTGGGCAGCATGTTGCCGATCACGATGAACAGCACCCCCACCCCGACGATCACGAGATCGGCGGAAGGCTCCCGTCCGAATGCCGGCATGGCGATCATGCCCTGCACCAGCACCATCAGCGCCAGCATCGCGTACCACACCGCCTTCAGCAGGTCGCCCGAAGCCTCCAGCTGGTTCTGCAGCGGCTCGATCCGGGGGATGATCGCGAACAGGGCGGCAAGGAAGATAACCACACCCGTTGGCATGAGCAGGGCGAACAGCGCCGGGCTGGTATCGTCCACCTCGCCCGCCGCGTTCCAGTGCGTGGGCAATTGCGCGCCGTCGGGTAACAGCGACGCGGCGTAGAGCGCGAACATCGCCATTGCGACCGCGAGGGCAAGCGACACGATCAGCGGCGTGCGGGTATTCATCGCGTGGTTCCTTGCGCTGGGGCAGGGAGAGCCGCCCCGTTCGCCGGGCGCTCCATCCCCATCCGGCCCATGAAGCCCATCAGCGCCTCCTCCAGCGTCGACATGTTGAGCGTATAGATCACTTGTCCGCCGCGGTTCTCGCCCAGGATCAGCCCCGCTGCCTTCAGCTTCGCGAAATGGCCCGACATGGTCGGCTTGCTGACCGCGAAATTATCGGCAAGGTCGCCGGCGCTCATCCCCCCGCCTTTCAGCAGCTCCAGCACCTCGCGCCGAATGGGATGGGACAGAGCATCGAACACACCGGTCATAGCCATTTAGCTAATAGGCTAAACGGCGAACGTCAAGGGCGTCCCACGCGCCCTACTGGAACGCCCCGAAATTCGGCTGGCCATTGGATGCGCTGACGCCGCCGTCCACCGGCAGGTTCACACCCGTCACATGGCGCGCGTCGTCCGATGCGAGGAAGGCGACCACTGCCGCGACATCCTCCGGCTCACCGGGGCGGCCCAGCGGCATGCGGCGCATGAAGGCGGTCATCAGCGCATCGTTCTCCTCGATCCCGCTGCTCATCTCGGACCGGGTGAAGCTGGGGCACACGGCGTTCACCCGCACGCCCTGCTCGCCCAACTGCATCGCCAGTGCGCGGGTCAGATTGGTCACCGCACCCTTCGAAGCGCAATAGATCGGCATCGTCCAGTCGCCGCCGGTGCCCGAGACGCTGGAGGTGTTGACGATGCTGCCCCCGCTCTTCGCCAGTTCGGGGATCGCAGCGCGGCATAGATAGAGGACGCCCTTCACGTTGATGTCGATCATCTGGTCGATATCGTCGTCGCTCGCTTCTGCCAGCGGACCGTTGCCGCCGACGCCGGCATTGTTGCAAAGCACGTCGAGCCCGGCGAAGCGCTCCACCGTCTTGGCGACGATATCCTTCGCGAATTCGGGTTTCGAGACGTCGCCTTCCACCAGCAGCGTGCGTTTCTCGTCCAGCCCTTCGGCGACCTTCTCGATATCCTCACGACTGCGCGAATTGAGCACCACATTCGCCCCCTCCGCCGCGAACCGTTCCGCGATCCCGCGGCCGATGCCGGACGAGGATCCGGTGACGATGACGGTCTTTCCTGAAAAACGGTCGGATGCGGCGGTCATGTATATCTCCTGCTGTCTGGATTTCCTGAGGCACTTCATGAGGCGCGAGGCCACGTTTCTCCTGTCGAACGGGTGGGACTGGGCCGGGGTCCGACGAGCGGGGGTAATTTTCCTACCTGTTCGAAGCTGTGTATCTCCCCCCCGACTTTCATCGCCGACGAGGAGGAGGACCGGCCTCCGCTCGCCATGCACCTGTCCGTCCGGTCACACGAGGACCAGCAAAATGCTTCATATTCCAGGACTTACACATCGCTGGCGAAAGTGACGGGGTGTCACCTTCGTCACCCGCGCCGGGGAGGAACTATGCTGGGAGAGAGCCTCGCGGGGGTGCCGCCGAACAAAAATCTTGCTTGCCGGTCGTAGAGCGCAAAGCGGGATGAATTACAGGAGGTTGCTCGAAGTTGCGCACGCAGGAACCACACGGACTTCCAAATTAATCCTTGCAATGATCCGCGTCCCCCGCATGTTCCTTGTCAATTCGGGCACTCGCTCGCCCGGCGCATTCCTGCCCTTCCGGGCTTTACGCTTTATCGCGGTATGGGGATGTTCGCGGCCCTCGGTGGCCAAAACCGGTTTCATTTGTTACTAGGTGCTGCATGCAGACGGGAACACTCATTTCGCTCGCCGCCTATTT
Above is a genomic segment from Erythrobacter sp. 3-20A1M containing:
- a CDS encoding metalloregulator ArsR/SmtB family transcription factor; the protein is MAMTGVFDALSHPIRREVLELLKGGGMSAGDLADNFAVSKPTMSGHFAKLKAAGLILGENRGGQVIYTLNMSTLEEALMGFMGRMGMERPANGAALPAPAQGTTR
- a CDS encoding SdpI family protein, with protein sequence MNTRTPLIVSLALAVAMAMFALYAASLLPDGAQLPTHWNAAGEVDDTSPALFALLMPTGVVIFLAALFAIIPRIEPLQNQLEASGDLLKAVWYAMLALMVLVQGMIAMPAFGREPSADLVIVGVGVLFIVIGNMLPKSRPGFFVGIRTPWTLTDTDNWIATHRLGGKLFMAAGAAILLTVILPFAPSTRAGIMIGATVAAALLPAIYSWFFWHRSRKEGETGR
- a CDS encoding SDR family NAD(P)-dependent oxidoreductase, coding for MTAASDRFSGKTVIVTGSSSGIGRGIAERFAAEGANVVLNSRSREDIEKVAEGLDEKRTLLVEGDVSKPEFAKDIVAKTVERFAGLDVLCNNAGVGGNGPLAEASDDDIDQMIDINVKGVLYLCRAAIPELAKSGGSIVNTSSVSGTGGDWTMPIYCASKGAVTNLTRALAMQLGEQGVRVNAVCPSFTRSEMSSGIEENDALMTAFMRRMPLGRPGEPEDVAAVVAFLASDDARHVTGVNLPVDGGVSASNGQPNFGAFQ